The Dyadobacter subterraneus genome window below encodes:
- a CDS encoding glyoxalase superfamily protein — protein sequence MKVNKVIPLIRIFDEAKAVEFYVNWLGFTIDWTHQFETNFPLYIQVSKEGIVLHLTEHHGDCTPGGKVFIDCVGLTEYHAELIEKNYRFNRPGLEEAPWNAITMEVSDPFGNKLLFNESKE from the coding sequence ATGAAAGTAAACAAAGTTATTCCGCTTATCCGAATTTTCGACGAAGCAAAGGCGGTCGAATTTTATGTAAACTGGCTGGGCTTTACAATTGACTGGACGCATCAGTTTGAGACCAATTTTCCGCTTTATATACAGGTTTCAAAAGAAGGGATTGTTTTGCACCTGACAGAACATCACGGTGACTGCACGCCTGGCGGGAAAGTATTTATTGACTGTGTGGGTTTAACAGAATATCATGCCGAATTGATCGAAAAAAATTACCGTTTCAACCGTCCGGGATTGGAAGAAGCGCCATGGAATGCCATTACAATGGAAGTTTCAGATCCTTTTGGAAATAAATTACTTTTCAACGAATCCAAAGAATAA
- a CDS encoding thioredoxin family protein, whose protein sequence is MRRSAYIFTSVLILFLALTSFRTDSVTKKEEGIHWMTIEEAYAKTQKEPRKVLVDLYTDWCGWCKVMDRETYKNAEVIDYINKKYYAVKLNAEQREAITLGSQKFEFIAEGQKGIHQIALALTNNQPSFPTTIFLDDKFQMIQPLPGYMKAKEFHEVITFFGDNYNKKESFEDYKAKTYKQLYTSK, encoded by the coding sequence ATGAGACGATCAGCTTACATATTTACTTCGGTTTTGATTCTGTTTCTTGCATTAACCAGTTTCCGAACAGATTCTGTAACAAAAAAAGAAGAAGGAATTCACTGGATGACCATTGAAGAAGCCTATGCGAAAACCCAGAAAGAGCCGCGGAAAGTGTTGGTTGATTTATATACAGATTGGTGTGGCTGGTGTAAAGTGATGGATCGGGAAACGTATAAAAATGCTGAGGTAATTGATTACATCAACAAAAAATATTATGCCGTAAAACTGAATGCTGAACAAAGAGAAGCCATAACGCTTGGAAGTCAGAAATTTGAATTTATTGCAGAAGGACAAAAAGGCATTCATCAAATTGCACTGGCGCTTACAAATAATCAGCCAAGTTTTCCAACAACGATTTTCCTCGACGACAAATTTCAAATGATCCAGCCTTTGCCAGGTTATATGAAAGCAAAGGAATTTCATGAAGTGATCACCTTCTTTGGCGATAATTATAATAAAAAAGAGTCTTTCGAAGATTATAAAGCGAAAACTTATAAGCAGCTTTATACAAGTAAATAA
- the prfA gene encoding peptide chain release factor 1: MQDKLEAIKERFEEVSQQIIQPEIVSDSTKYSKLSKEYKDLGKIVEQYAIYQKLQKDIAGTKDMIVNEKDEELRQMAKEELDELLPKMEEMDLIIKELLIPKDPNDSRNIILEIRGGTGGDEASIFAGDLFRMYQRFFEKMGWRSSIMDFTEGTNGGYKEIICKVEGEDVYGKMKFESGVHRVQRVPQTESQGRIHTSAASVAVLPEAEEVDVQINMNDVRIDTFMSSGAGGQSVNTTYSAVRLTHIPSGLVVSCQDERSQLKNKDKALGVLRSRLYEIKLKEHNDAVSSQRKSMVGSGDRSDKIRTYNYPQSRITDHRIGYTVYNLPAVMEGDIAEFIERLRIAENAERMQEGETI, translated from the coding sequence ATGCAAGATAAATTAGAAGCCATAAAAGAACGTTTCGAAGAAGTTTCGCAACAAATTATACAACCTGAAATCGTTTCCGATTCCACTAAATATTCCAAATTGAGCAAGGAATATAAGGATTTGGGAAAGATTGTTGAACAGTACGCAATTTACCAAAAACTTCAAAAGGATATTGCAGGGACGAAAGATATGATCGTCAATGAAAAGGACGAGGAGCTGCGCCAGATGGCAAAAGAAGAATTGGACGAATTGCTTCCAAAAATGGAAGAAATGGATCTGATCATTAAAGAATTATTGATACCAAAAGATCCTAATGACAGCCGTAATATTATCCTTGAAATAAGAGGTGGAACGGGTGGAGATGAAGCTTCGATTTTTGCCGGCGATTTGTTCCGCATGTATCAGCGTTTCTTCGAAAAAATGGGTTGGAGATCGTCGATCATGGATTTTACTGAAGGTACCAACGGAGGTTACAAAGAGATTATATGTAAAGTTGAAGGTGAAGATGTTTACGGTAAAATGAAGTTTGAATCGGGCGTTCACCGTGTTCAGCGTGTACCGCAAACGGAATCTCAGGGAAGAATTCATACCTCAGCGGCCTCGGTTGCCGTTTTACCGGAAGCAGAAGAAGTTGATGTTCAGATTAATATGAACGATGTGCGTATTGATACATTTATGTCATCAGGTGCTGGTGGACAGTCAGTTAACACTACTTATTCTGCCGTTCGTTTGACACACATCCCATCGGGACTGGTTGTTAGCTGTCAGGATGAACGTTCGCAGTTGAAAAATAAAGATAAAGCCTTGGGTGTTTTGCGCTCACGTCTTTACGAGATTAAATTGAAAGAACATAATGATGCTGTCAGTTCTCAGCGTAAATCCATGGTTGGAAGCGGCGACAGATCTGACAAAATCAGAACATATAATTACCCGCAAAGCCGGATTACTGATCACCGCATCGGTTACACCGTTTACAATTTGCCTGCCGTAATGGAAGGTGATATTGCAGAATTTATCGAGCGTTTGCGTATTGCTGAAAATGCGGAAAGAATGCAGGAAGGCGAAACAATTTAA
- a CDS encoding GH3 family domain-containing protein, producing MAVIGELIKKAIDLSGYITSDPDPVKEQREVLLSLLEKAKLTAFGKAYNFKEILESEDIIAAFQQFVPVHDYDKMNADWWHYLLEGHQNVTWPGGQKYFALSSGTTSNSKHIPVTDDMLDAIRKSGTHEIMNLSAFDLPAEFFEKQILMLGSSTNLIEKDDHLEGEISGISASNIPSWFGGYYKPGREIADIKDWDERVKVIAEQAPDWDIGCLSGIPAWIELMLKEIIKKHNLKNIHEIWPNLQVYTTGGVAFDPYRKSLEKLFAHPLIYIDTYLASEGFIAIQNRPETSSMALFTNSGIFFEFVPMEGDNIDEDGLVKPDAEIFALEDAAEDVNYCLLISTVSGAWRYMIGDTVMITDKSRAEIKITGRTKHYLNVVGEQLSVNQMNDALRVLEKEYDLVMTEFIAAAVHKNEEFILKWYISSDKFPDAIKVAESLDNALQTSNKNYKVARGKALKGVEVVLIPETVFHKWSEETKKLGGQVKIPRVMKEEDFIEFEAFVSQNS from the coding sequence ATGGCAGTTATTGGAGAACTGATCAAAAAGGCAATTGACCTTTCGGGTTATATAACAAGCGATCCGGATCCGGTGAAAGAGCAGCGGGAAGTGCTTCTTTCGCTATTGGAAAAAGCAAAACTTACCGCATTTGGAAAAGCTTATAATTTCAAAGAAATTTTAGAAAGCGAAGACATCATAGCTGCATTTCAGCAATTTGTTCCGGTTCATGATTATGACAAAATGAACGCCGACTGGTGGCATTATTTACTCGAAGGCCATCAAAATGTAACCTGGCCAGGCGGTCAGAAATATTTTGCATTAAGCAGCGGAACCACCAGCAACAGCAAACATATTCCAGTCACAGACGATATGCTGGATGCGATCAGGAAAAGCGGTACACATGAAATCATGAATCTGAGTGCATTTGATTTACCCGCAGAGTTTTTTGAAAAACAAATCTTAATGCTTGGAAGCAGTACCAATCTGATTGAAAAAGATGATCATTTGGAAGGAGAAATAAGTGGAATAAGTGCAAGCAATATTCCTAGCTGGTTTGGAGGTTATTACAAGCCAGGACGCGAAATTGCGGATATTAAAGATTGGGATGAACGTGTTAAAGTCATTGCAGAACAGGCACCAGATTGGGATATTGGATGTCTGTCTGGAATTCCTGCATGGATTGAGTTGATGCTGAAAGAAATTATCAAAAAGCATAACTTAAAAAATATCCACGAAATCTGGCCAAATCTCCAGGTGTATACAACAGGCGGCGTTGCGTTTGATCCTTACCGGAAAAGTCTGGAAAAATTATTTGCTCATCCCCTGATTTACATCGATACTTATCTGGCTTCTGAAGGTTTTATTGCCATACAAAACCGGCCTGAGACTTCTTCAATGGCTTTATTTACCAACAGCGGAATTTTCTTTGAGTTTGTACCGATGGAAGGCGACAATATTGATGAAGATGGTTTGGTGAAACCGGATGCAGAAATATTTGCCCTTGAAGACGCAGCAGAAGATGTAAATTATTGTCTGCTGATTTCTACCGTTTCCGGAGCGTGGCGTTATATGATTGGCGATACGGTAATGATAACGGACAAATCAAGGGCAGAAATAAAAATCACCGGTCGGACAAAACATTATCTGAATGTAGTGGGTGAGCAACTTTCTGTTAACCAGATGAATGATGCACTTCGTGTTCTGGAAAAAGAATATGATCTGGTCATGACCGAATTTATTGCTGCCGCAGTTCATAAAAATGAAGAATTTATTTTGAAATGGTATATCAGTTCTGACAAGTTTCCAGATGCAATCAAAGTTGCGGAATCGCTCGACAATGCTTTACAAACCAGCAATAAAAACTATAAAGTTGCGCGTGGAAAAGCGCTAAAAGGCGTTGAAGTGGTACTTATTCCCGAAACTGTTTTTCATAAATGGAGCGAAGAAACTAAGAAACTGGGCGGACAGGTAAAAATTCCCCGGGTCATGAAAGAAGAAGATTTTATTGAATTTGAAGCTTTTGTAAGTCAAAATTCATAA
- a CDS encoding SAM hydrolase/SAM-dependent halogenase family protein: protein MASFSFVNYIKKFILSAITILLTLLSFTSNAQNNILVFQSDFGLKDGAVSAMKGVAMGVSPDLKIFDLTHEIPAYNIWEASYRLVQTAPYWPVGTVFVSVCDPGVGTKRKSVVLLTKTGHYFVTPDNGTLTLVAEQMGIQEVREIDEVKNRRKNSNESYTFHGRDVYAFTAARLASKTITYDQVGPKLPNQIVSIPYTKPSFEKGKVKGTIPILDIQYGNVWTDIDKKLFNQLGIKIGENIKVEVFDGEKKVYTGTVKYVNTFGEVPEGSDVGYFNSLLNFSLGINMASFSEKYHVFSGSTWSIVLSK, encoded by the coding sequence ATGGCATCATTTTCCTTCGTTAACTACATCAAAAAATTCATTTTGTCAGCGATTACTATTTTGCTGACGCTTCTTTCTTTCACTTCAAATGCCCAAAACAATATTCTCGTTTTCCAGTCTGATTTTGGATTAAAAGATGGCGCCGTTTCTGCGATGAAAGGTGTAGCGATGGGTGTTTCTCCTGACCTGAAAATATTTGATCTAACGCATGAAATTCCGGCTTACAACATTTGGGAAGCATCTTACCGACTTGTTCAAACGGCACCATATTGGCCGGTTGGCACTGTTTTCGTTTCCGTTTGCGATCCGGGTGTTGGAACAAAAAGAAAATCAGTGGTCCTATTAACAAAAACAGGACATTATTTTGTCACGCCGGATAATGGAACATTAACTCTTGTTGCAGAACAAATGGGAATTCAGGAGGTGCGTGAAATTGATGAAGTGAAAAACCGTCGTAAAAATTCGAATGAGTCGTATACCTTTCATGGTCGCGATGTATATGCATTTACCGCAGCCAGATTAGCTTCCAAAACCATTACTTATGATCAGGTTGGGCCAAAACTTCCGAATCAAATTGTTTCAATTCCTTACACAAAACCATCTTTCGAAAAGGGAAAAGTAAAAGGAACGATACCAATTCTGGATATTCAATATGGCAACGTCTGGACGGATATTGACAAAAAGCTTTTTAATCAATTGGGAATTAAAATAGGAGAAAATATCAAGGTCGAGGTTTTTGACGGAGAGAAAAAAGTCTACACCGGAACCGTAAAATATGTCAATACTTTTGGAGAAGTACCTGAAGGGAGTGATGTCGGTTATTTCAACAGCTTACTCAATTTTTCTTTGGGAATTAATATGGCAAGTTTTTCTGAGAAGTATCATGTGTTTAGTGGAAGTACATGGAGCATAGTGCTCAGTAAATAA
- a CDS encoding aldo/keto reductase has product MKKVSLSDSGPKVSEAIYGFWRWKDEGAETTSAIEKTVNLCLELGINTFDHADIYGDFTVEEHFGKVIKNKSFKREDIVLFSKCGIRKSDNGDFKYYDTSKDHIINSVNGSLKRLNTDYLDIFLLQHSDFLADPEETAGALAEVVKSGKVKHIGVANFSVFQHQLLASYLRIPIVTNHIELNLMNTTAIEDGRIDFIKQCFSKPLAWAPLAGGRILDGTDEKAVALRAKLEEIGKKYDANIEQTAVAWLMKLGTLPIIGSLSETRIRNAASASDIQLTNQDWYALYQVVNPF; this is encoded by the coding sequence ATGAAAAAAGTTAGTTTAAGTGATTCCGGCCCAAAAGTATCAGAAGCAATTTATGGTTTCTGGAGATGGAAAGATGAAGGTGCAGAAACAACATCCGCCATTGAAAAAACGGTTAATCTGTGTCTGGAACTAGGAATAAATACATTTGACCATGCAGATATTTACGGCGATTTTACCGTAGAAGAGCATTTTGGCAAGGTTATCAAAAACAAATCCTTCAAAAGAGAAGACATAGTTCTTTTCAGTAAATGCGGGATCAGAAAGTCAGATAATGGCGATTTTAAATACTATGACACTTCGAAAGATCATATTATCAATAGCGTAAATGGTTCTTTGAAAAGACTGAACACAGACTATCTTGATATTTTCCTTTTGCAGCACAGCGATTTTCTGGCAGATCCGGAGGAAACGGCCGGTGCACTTGCGGAAGTAGTTAAATCAGGAAAAGTGAAACATATTGGTGTTGCGAATTTCTCTGTTTTTCAGCACCAGCTTTTAGCTTCTTACCTCAGAATCCCGATTGTTACGAATCATATTGAATTAAATTTGATGAATACGACAGCCATTGAAGATGGTCGTATTGATTTTATCAAACAGTGTTTTAGTAAACCGTTGGCCTGGGCACCTCTGGCAGGCGGAAGAATTTTAGATGGGACAGATGAAAAAGCTGTGGCGTTAAGAGCTAAACTTGAAGAAATTGGTAAAAAATATGATGCTAACATTGAACAAACGGCAGTAGCCTGGTTGATGAAATTAGGTACTTTGCCAATTATCGGATCTTTATCAGAAACAAGAATCAGAAACGCAGCAAGTGCCTCGGATATTCAATTAACAAATCAGGATTGGTACGCACTTTATCAGGTCGTTAATCCATTCTGA
- a CDS encoding T9SS type A sorting domain-containing protein has protein sequence MIRNFYAKQLLLLIFIFCAPSLTFGQIYLNTFTGASACPTPGNVATAIPGVTGTELTRNTITCTAFSNAFNSTTLNNTATINNNSYIEFSVTADAGFQLNVTSLTFFRQGSASAPNQLEIRYSTDGFATSTAWGAAPLTVTSPGATTNWDFDDFTVASGVKLTFRIYPYGPQRADLSANTASTGASFRMDNVTLNGTVISPMPVKLSSFKGSCENNSVLLKWETTWEDQNEGFEVQKSVDAINFHKVGYVAGNSTTLLKSSYEFSDTGIKSEQTFYYRLKQIDLDGSYEYSRIIAVKSDSGDEKLFVYPNPTTGTFEIKSLELKNPEIRLYNHLGKEVPIKISKSENMDSYQIIIKGNPTPGIFELKINDTNGDSKPRSVKVSVIE, from the coding sequence ATGATTAGAAACTTTTACGCTAAACAGCTCTTGCTGTTAATCTTTATTTTTTGTGCGCCTTCACTTACTTTCGGGCAAATTTATTTAAATACTTTTACGGGGGCATCGGCCTGTCCCACACCTGGTAATGTAGCAACAGCAATTCCCGGCGTTACCGGAACAGAACTCACCAGAAACACAATTACCTGTACCGCTTTCTCCAATGCTTTTAATTCTACAACACTCAACAATACGGCAACAATTAATAACAACTCTTACATTGAGTTTTCCGTTACGGCTGATGCCGGCTTTCAACTTAATGTCACTTCGTTAACCTTTTTCCGACAAGGGAGTGCCTCAGCTCCTAATCAGCTTGAAATCCGTTACAGCACCGACGGCTTCGCTACATCCACAGCATGGGGAGCGGCTCCTTTGACAGTAACGTCGCCCGGAGCAACAACAAATTGGGATTTTGATGATTTCACTGTGGCAAGCGGCGTAAAATTAACTTTCAGAATTTATCCATATGGTCCGCAAAGAGCAGATTTAAGTGCAAACACCGCTTCCACTGGTGCCAGTTTCAGGATGGATAATGTCACCCTTAATGGTACCGTCATTTCCCCGATGCCAGTCAAACTAAGCTCATTTAAAGGCAGTTGTGAAAATAATTCAGTTTTATTAAAATGGGAAACTACATGGGAAGATCAAAATGAAGGTTTTGAAGTTCAAAAAAGTGTTGACGCGATAAACTTCCATAAGGTTGGATATGTTGCAGGAAATTCCACTACCCTGTTGAAATCCTCCTATGAGTTTTCAGATACGGGAATTAAATCAGAACAGACTTTTTATTACCGTCTCAAACAAATTGATCTGGATGGAAGTTATGAATATTCAAGAATAATTGCCGTTAAATCAGATTCCGGGGATGAAAAACTTTTTGTTTACCCCAATCCTACAACCGGAACCTTTGAAATCAAATCGCTGGAATTAAAGAATCCGGAAATCAGGTTGTATAACCATCTTGGCAAAGAAGTTCCCATAAAAATAAGTAAAAGTGAAAATATGGATTCCTATCAAATTATTATAAAAGGAAATCCAACACCCGGAATATTCGAATTAAAAATTAATGATACGAACGGTGATTCCAAGCCCAGATCGGTCAAAGTGTCAGTAATTGAATAA
- a CDS encoding IS1182 family transposase → MSKIKKSIVFKEYCPQQLLFLPPSLEELIPPTHLVRVVNEVVERMDITELMNLYEGGGTSAYHPRMLLKVLLYAYCIKIYTGRKIARALGQDIHFFWLSSMSRPDFRTINTFRSSKAKEVIEVLFSSMLVFLMEHKYIKMEHYFCDGSPFMADANKHKMVWKKNALRYKASAEQKCQQLLKEIDALNASEDFTYGNKDLEEYGSQPVSRQVLANQIDQLNEKIKNTSVKKTKRKAQSLGKQLVETADRIEKYEQQILIAGSRSGYNVTDQDASAMMMKNKVEVLPAYNVLAGCEDQFITGVSLHQNTNDGTCFKDHLDQLSVQQSVTPENIIADSIFGTEENYELLENKGINNYLKFPQFHNEQKKSYKNNPFLKENFYYDPAADSYTCPNKQQLTFRSSYKHTHKKTGYQSHIKEYECTDCTGCPFYERCCKSTQGHNRTLKVNEQLDQYKQQARDNLNSQKGFELRRRRSIEIESCFGDIKANMGFRRFHLRGLKKVTTEFTLVAMAHNLRKLHLKRQKSAA, encoded by the coding sequence ATGAGCAAGATAAAAAAATCTATCGTCTTTAAAGAATACTGCCCGCAGCAGCTATTATTTTTACCACCTTCTCTTGAAGAACTGATACCTCCTACGCATTTGGTACGGGTTGTTAATGAAGTAGTTGAACGGATGGATATCACAGAGCTGATGAACCTTTATGAAGGTGGGGGAACCAGCGCATACCATCCGCGGATGCTGCTGAAAGTCTTACTTTATGCGTATTGCATCAAGATATATACTGGCAGAAAGATAGCCCGTGCCCTGGGTCAGGACATCCATTTCTTCTGGCTGAGCAGTATGAGCCGGCCCGATTTTCGGACCATCAATACTTTCCGGAGCAGCAAAGCCAAAGAAGTGATTGAAGTGCTGTTCAGCTCCATGCTGGTGTTTTTGATGGAACACAAGTATATCAAAATGGAGCACTATTTCTGTGATGGCAGCCCATTTATGGCCGATGCCAATAAGCACAAGATGGTCTGGAAGAAGAATGCCCTCCGGTATAAGGCATCAGCAGAACAGAAATGCCAGCAGCTGCTCAAAGAGATTGATGCGCTGAATGCATCCGAAGATTTTACCTACGGAAATAAAGATCTTGAAGAATATGGATCACAGCCTGTTAGCCGGCAGGTCCTGGCCAATCAGATTGACCAGCTCAATGAAAAGATTAAGAATACCAGCGTCAAAAAAACAAAACGCAAAGCCCAAAGCCTGGGCAAACAACTGGTAGAAACAGCAGATCGGATTGAGAAATACGAGCAGCAGATTCTTATCGCGGGCAGCCGCAGTGGCTATAATGTAACAGATCAGGACGCCAGTGCGATGATGATGAAAAATAAGGTTGAGGTACTGCCCGCATATAATGTGCTGGCGGGATGTGAAGATCAGTTTATTACCGGCGTAAGCCTGCACCAGAACACCAATGACGGCACCTGCTTCAAAGACCACTTGGATCAGCTGTCAGTTCAGCAGTCTGTGACCCCTGAAAACATCATTGCTGACAGCATCTTTGGTACCGAAGAGAATTATGAGCTACTGGAAAACAAGGGGATAAACAATTATTTGAAATTCCCCCAGTTCCATAATGAGCAAAAGAAATCCTATAAGAATAACCCTTTTTTAAAAGAGAATTTCTATTACGATCCCGCTGCAGATAGCTATACCTGCCCCAATAAGCAGCAGCTTACTTTTCGAAGCAGCTATAAGCATACACATAAAAAAACAGGTTATCAGTCACATATAAAGGAATACGAATGTACAGACTGCACGGGTTGCCCATTCTACGAACGCTGTTGTAAATCTACCCAAGGGCATAACCGTACACTCAAAGTTAATGAGCAGCTTGACCAATACAAGCAACAGGCACGGGACAACCTTAACTCACAGAAAGGTTTTGAGCTCCGCAGACGAAGAAGTATTGAAATAGAAAGCTGCTTTGGCGACATAAAAGCCAACATGGGTTTTCGCCGCTTCCATCTTAGAGGTCTTAAAAAGGTAACTACTGAGTTTACCTTGGTTGCTATGGCCCACAACCTGAGAAAACTGCATCTTAAAAGACAAAAATCAGCAGCCTAA
- a CDS encoding xylulokinase translates to MYFLGFDLGSSSIKACLLHADTGQVIASAFYPEKEMAIAAPKPGFAEQQPEQWWENACLASRAVMQQSGISPDYVGAIGISYQMHGLVVVDKDLNVLRPSIIWCDSRAVEIGNKAMEAIGEKTVLPHLLNSPGNFTASKLGWVKQNEPDVYAKVHKFMLPGDYLAAKMTSEIVTTPSGLSEGIFWDFKEEKPADFLLDYFGFDKNLIANVLPTFSEQGKLTAGSAAALGLKAGIPITYRAGDQPNNAFSLNVLNPGEVAATAGTSGVVYGVSDQIKFDEKSRVNTFLHVNHTVEAPRYGVLLCVNGTGSLNSWLRNTLLQGNISYPEINNLAAQSPVGSDGLICLPFGNGAERMLENQDPGANFRGLQFSRHGISHWTRSAQEGIVFALYYGMEVMETLGVSLKNIRAGEANMFLSHVFRETFANVSGATVELFNTDGAQGAARAAGLGLGYYKNRNEAFTGLTAVRTIEPDSSLTEVTKEAYGKWKEALVKEV, encoded by the coding sequence ATGTATTTCCTGGGATTCGATTTAGGCAGTTCATCTATCAAGGCATGTCTCCTGCATGCAGACACCGGCCAGGTGATAGCTTCGGCTTTTTATCCTGAAAAAGAAATGGCTATTGCCGCGCCAAAGCCAGGTTTTGCAGAGCAGCAGCCTGAACAATGGTGGGAAAACGCATGTCTTGCATCCAGAGCGGTCATGCAACAATCCGGAATTTCTCCTGATTACGTTGGCGCCATCGGAATTTCCTATCAAATGCACGGTTTGGTCGTTGTTGACAAGGATTTAAACGTACTGCGTCCATCCATTATCTGGTGCGATAGTCGTGCTGTTGAAATTGGAAACAAAGCGATGGAAGCGATTGGGGAGAAGACCGTTTTACCACATTTGCTGAATTCCCCAGGTAATTTTACGGCTTCAAAACTTGGTTGGGTTAAACAAAATGAGCCCGATGTATATGCCAAAGTGCATAAATTCATGCTTCCGGGAGATTACCTGGCAGCTAAGATGACTAGTGAAATTGTCACTACACCTTCGGGATTATCTGAAGGAATTTTCTGGGACTTTAAAGAAGAAAAACCGGCCGATTTTCTTTTGGATTATTTCGGTTTTGACAAAAATCTGATTGCCAATGTTTTGCCAACCTTTTCTGAGCAAGGAAAACTGACGGCGGGGTCAGCAGCTGCTTTGGGTTTGAAAGCAGGAATACCTATTACATACCGCGCTGGTGATCAACCCAATAATGCATTTTCTTTAAATGTTTTAAACCCCGGGGAAGTAGCAGCAACGGCAGGGACTTCGGGTGTTGTATACGGTGTAAGTGATCAGATAAAATTTGATGAAAAATCCAGGGTTAATACTTTTCTTCATGTAAATCATACCGTTGAAGCGCCGCGTTATGGTGTTTTACTTTGTGTAAACGGGACAGGAAGTTTGAACAGCTGGTTGAGAAATACATTATTACAAGGCAACATTTCCTATCCTGAAATTAACAATTTGGCGGCTCAGTCGCCGGTTGGTTCGGATGGATTAATTTGTCTTCCGTTTGGTAATGGCGCAGAACGAATGCTTGAAAACCAGGATCCGGGGGCCAATTTCCGTGGTCTACAGTTCAGCCGTCATGGTATCAGTCATTGGACGCGCTCCGCTCAGGAAGGAATTGTTTTCGCACTTTATTATGGTATGGAAGTAATGGAAACGCTTGGCGTTTCATTGAAAAATATCAGAGCTGGTGAAGCAAATATGTTTTTAAGCCACGTTTTCCGGGAAACTTTTGCAAATGTTTCCGGAGCAACCGTTGAACTTTTCAATACTGACGGAGCACAGGGAGCTGCCCGTGCCGCAGGTTTGGGATTGGGTTATTACAAAAATCGTAACGAAGCTTTCACTGGTTTAACCGCAGTTCGTACCATCGAACCGGACTCTTCTTTAACGGAAGTCACAAAAGAGGCTTATGGAAAATGGAAGGAAGCACTTGTAAAAGAAGTTTAA